One Campylobacterota bacterium DNA segment encodes these proteins:
- a CDS encoding GspE/PulE family protein, whose translation MDRITHDLLEKRHITQQQIERLTTRGVQDDTILETLSKVGAVSVNFIKRFIVEQIRLGRYELSIIKNYHFLDEASILAHLAEVMEIPFVDLDSIDMDYRLVEKIPTVQLKRYNVLPISQDDMYVTVVFSDPLNIEAQESVQRLFPRKSLKVAVATEKQIQAYLFKIELKDSVKELVTNIRNELRNIGTIEEQQEASSILQLIDVILKACIKGRASDIHIEPTEKNCVVRGRIDGKLAEIFIFDRDIYPPLASRIKLLANLDIAERRKPQDGRFSAVVMEAEFDFRLSTLPTIYGESIVMRILDKTKALVKLEDSGMDSVSYQKLIKALHVPFGIILVTGPTGSGKTTTLYGALNELRNVEDKVITVEDPVEYRMNLIQQVQVNPKVGLSFADALRSILRQDPDKIMIGEIRDHETLEIAVKAALTGHLVISTLHTNDAISAIARMADMGIEPYLISGALVAVQAQRLVRKICKFCKQEIEIPQTLLQEYSAYIPQGTVFYHGAGCKECNTTGYMGREMICEVLPMSEELSSMIARGSSKEELTKQAKKEGFVGMFENGMAKAVAGVTTLDEILRVAKV comes from the coding sequence TCGGTCAACTTTATCAAACGCTTCATCGTCGAGCAGATCCGTCTGGGCCGATACGAACTCTCCATCATCAAAAATTACCATTTTCTCGATGAAGCCTCCATCCTGGCCCATCTCGCCGAAGTGATGGAGATCCCTTTCGTCGATCTCGATTCGATCGATATGGATTACCGCCTGGTCGAAAAAATCCCTACCGTTCAGCTCAAACGTTACAACGTCCTTCCCATTTCACAGGATGACATGTACGTCACGGTCGTATTTTCCGACCCGCTCAACATCGAAGCCCAGGAGTCGGTCCAGCGGCTTTTCCCCCGAAAATCGCTCAAAGTAGCCGTAGCCACCGAAAAACAGATCCAGGCTTACCTGTTCAAAATCGAGCTTAAAGACAGCGTCAAGGAACTGGTTACCAACATCCGGAACGAATTGCGCAACATCGGGACGATCGAAGAACAGCAGGAAGCCTCTTCGATTCTCCAGCTTATCGACGTTATCCTCAAAGCGTGTATCAAAGGGCGGGCCAGCGACATCCACATCGAACCGACCGAAAAAAACTGCGTGGTTCGGGGACGGATCGACGGAAAGCTGGCCGAGATTTTTATCTTCGACCGCGACATCTACCCTCCCCTCGCATCCCGGATCAAACTGCTCGCCAATCTCGATATCGCCGAACGCCGAAAGCCCCAGGACGGTCGTTTCTCCGCCGTCGTGATGGAAGCCGAATTCGATTTCCGTCTTTCGACGTTGCCAACCATCTACGGCGAATCGATCGTCATGCGTATCCTCGACAAAACCAAAGCCCTGGTGAAGCTTGAAGACTCGGGGATGGACTCGGTGAGTTACCAAAAACTCATCAAGGCCCTTCACGTACCGTTTGGGATCATTCTCGTCACGGGTCCGACGGGAAGCGGTAAAACGACAACCCTCTACGGTGCACTGAATGAGCTAAGAAATGTCGAAGACAAGGTGATCACCGTCGAAGATCCGGTCGAATACCGGATGAACCTCATCCAGCAGGTGCAGGTCAATCCCAAGGTCGGCCTGTCGTTCGCCGACGCGCTGCGTTCCATCCTCCGACAAGACCCCGACAAGATCATGATCGGGGAAATCCGTGACCACGAAACGCTTGAAATCGCCGTCAAAGCAGCTCTTACGGGGCATCTGGTAATTTCGACGCTGCACACCAACGATGCGATCAGCGCCATCGCCCGTATGGCCGACATGGGTATCGAACCCTATCTTATCAGCGGGGCGCTCGTTGCCGTACAGGCGCAACGGCTGGTCCGGAAAATCTGCAAATTTTGCAAACAGGAGATCGAAATTCCCCAGACGCTCCTGCAGGAATATTCCGCCTACATACCGCAGGGAACGGTTTTTTATCACGGTGCGGGATGCAAAGAGTGTAACACGACAGGCTATATGGGGCGCGAAATGATCTGTGAAGTGCTCCCCATGAGCGAAGAGCTCTCCAGCATGATCGCGCGGGGTTCTTCGAAAGAGGAGCTCACCAAGCAGGCCAAAAAAGAGGGTTTTGTCGGAATGTTCGAAAACGGCATGGCCAAAGCGGTCGCCGGCGTGACGACGCTCGATGAAATTTTGAGGGTGGCGAAAGTATGA
- a CDS encoding type II secretion system F family protein produces MKYFVATVLSKGKKTEHGFYAESKKEAHYLAKIKFTGMVIKVVEAAPPLEDQLRRFKENLFSNVRKRKLKQDALIAAVRQMAVMTNAGISIHDSLREIADATTDKVLQNVLGTMAEDINAGHSLSNSAKKFGYELGTLTLAMIELGEKTGNMAEALHKLADMLEEIRRNIIKFKKAMAYPRNVMIAMAIAFTVLISYVVPQFKAIFEQLQAELPLPTKILLFLEHLFNTYGPYVLAALIVFFFVFRYMLNHNREFRYKWHQLLLKLYLIKNIIMFATLNRFTLVFSELVRAGIPISDALDTSIGMIETLPLQEKLLTVRQTVEKGGTLYSGLAETKLFENMIIQMISAGESSGQLDAMMQKVMEYYKMRFDAIIDGLSEAIEPIMLLLIAAMVVLLALGIFLPMWEMGNAVQGRR; encoded by the coding sequence ATGAAATATTTTGTAGCGACAGTCCTGTCCAAAGGGAAAAAAACCGAACACGGTTTTTATGCGGAAAGCAAAAAAGAGGCCCATTACCTCGCCAAAATCAAATTCACGGGTATGGTGATCAAAGTCGTGGAGGCCGCGCCTCCCCTGGAAGATCAGCTGCGGCGTTTCAAGGAAAACCTCTTTTCCAACGTCCGTAAGCGCAAACTCAAACAAGACGCCCTCATCGCCGCCGTCCGCCAGATGGCCGTCATGACGAACGCGGGGATTTCGATCCACGATTCGCTCCGTGAAATCGCCGACGCGACGACTGACAAGGTCCTTCAAAACGTTCTAGGGACAATGGCCGAAGACATCAATGCCGGGCACAGCCTCTCCAACTCCGCCAAAAAATTCGGGTATGAACTGGGTACCCTGACACTGGCGATGATCGAGCTGGGAGAGAAAACGGGGAACATGGCCGAAGCGCTCCACAAACTTGCCGACATGCTCGAAGAGATCCGCCGGAATATCATCAAATTCAAAAAGGCGATGGCGTATCCCCGAAACGTCATGATCGCGATGGCCATCGCCTTTACCGTCCTTATTTCCTACGTCGTTCCGCAGTTCAAAGCGATTTTCGAACAGCTGCAGGCGGAGCTTCCCCTACCGACGAAGATCCTCCTTTTCCTCGAGCACCTTTTCAATACCTACGGCCCCTACGTGCTCGCCGCCCTGATCGTCTTTTTCTTTGTATTCCGCTACATGCTCAACCACAACCGCGAATTCCGTTACAAGTGGCATCAGCTCCTGCTCAAGCTTTACCTGATCAAAAACATCATCATGTTTGCGACGCTCAACCGTTTTACCCTGGTTTTTTCCGAACTCGTCCGTGCCGGTATTCCCATCTCGGATGCGCTCGATACCTCCATCGGGATGATCGAAACCCTCCCGCTGCAAGAAAAGCTCCTCACCGTCCGCCAAACCGTCGAAAAGGGGGGAACCCTCTATTCGGGGCTGGCGGAGACAAAACTGTTTGAGAACATGATTATCCAGATGATTTCGGCAGGGGAATCGAGCGGACAGCTTGACGCCATGATGCAAAAGGTTATGGAATATTACAAGATGCGCTTTGATGCCATCATTGACGGTCTTTCCGAAGCGATCGAGCCGATCATGCTGCTGCTCATCGCCGCGATGGTGGTACTGCTTGCGCTGGGGATCTTTTTACCGATGTGGGAGATGGGGAACGCCGTTCAGGGACGCCGTTAA